The Ovis aries strain OAR_USU_Benz2616 breed Rambouillet chromosome 8, ARS-UI_Ramb_v3.0, whole genome shotgun sequence genome includes the window GAAGTCGGGTTTCAGCCAATTGGTTGGAAGCCAAATCAAGTCTCCTAGCCTAGACTTTCATGATGGtatttttctcttgttacttAAAACTTTTGCTACTTTGACTTAAGATCTAGAAGCTTCATTTTACATCCTCTTTAACTGATCTGTGACTCTATCAAATGTTTGGATTTGGGCTGtttgaaatttatatggaaaagttCAGGGAGAGTTTGAGTTTTGAGTTAAAGACAAAGTGAGAAGGGTTCTCATCATTTCTTTCCTAGACTATCGTAGTAACCTCTTGATTGGAATTTCTGCCTTTGACTTCTTGCCTATCCCCGTTCTCAACCTTAAATTTGTCCTCTATGCTGACACGAAGGAGATCCCTCTAATATAGAAATCCATTTCCTCCCTAGCCTACTCACATCTTTGGGGCTCCCTGTTGCCCACAAGTTGATGAAAGCGAACTTTCCCTGAACCTCATCATGGTATTCTGTGCCCTTGACATGTTCCTTCTATCTGAAACATCCCCCCGACcccatgcccacacacacacacacctgacctTGTCTACCTGGCAAACACTGGCTCAGTATTCATAAACAGTGTAGAAGCTTCTTCCTCTGTAAATATTTCAAGGGTTACTTCCTAATATACAACATTGTACTTGTGGAGCTTATCGTAATTTTGcagttatttatttaatatctatAGCTCCTTTTTAACTGTAAGCTCTTATAAAACAGGAACTACATCTTAATAAATTTTGTATTCTGGGTGTAAAGATGATGTCAAACACAGAATGAATGCCTATTCAATAATTCATTTTTCAAATCATTGTTGAAtttcactgtgtgccaggcactatgctagacAGGCAGTGCTCAATGTGTActattgaatgaatgactgaatcatGAACCTTTTAGTACTTctaattatgtataatttaaggaAATTGTCTTCACtttgcttttgctgctgctgctgctaagtcacttcagtcgtgtctgactctgtgtgaccctatagacggcctcctaccaggctcctctgtccctgggattctccaggcaagaacactggagtgggttgccatttccttctccaatgcatgaaagtgaaaagtgaaaatgaagtcgctcggttgtgtccaaattttagcgacctcatggactgcagcccaccagcctcctctgtccatgggattttccaggcaagagtactggagtggggtgccattgccttctccgcacttTGCTTCTACACGGCTTTTAGTATTGAATACACTgcttttaatatgaaaattaatgAAATCACTTGAAAGACAACAACAATCAAGCTGACAAATTTCCATTAATAAACCTCAGTTTCCAGGTCTGTATATTTGGTGACAAGAAAGTCACTTGGACTAGAAGCCAAGGAACTAAGTTATAGTGTAATCTTAGCCATGTCGTTTTACTTCTCTGAATCCCAGTTTACTCGTTTGTGAAACTGGAGGTAAAAAGAAATAGTCCCCAAGGTTTCCTCtgtctctacattttaaaattctttaagctCTTTAAAACAGCGGACTTTCTTGAAAAGCTACTTTATGACCCACTTATGTGCCTGCCACCACTGGCCCTTGCTCCTTCTCAGAGACGTTATTCTTGGTGATGTGACTGCCTCCACTTCCCAAAGCATACTCTTGGGTTTTATCTTCCTCGACCCCCTCTGTCCCCAAGTCTGTCACCTTCCTTTTTGGCACATGTGTCTTGGGTCCCTTCTAATTCAGAAGACTTTGCTGGGCTCATGTGACAAATATTATGCTAGTATGCTGCTGATgagtaatattttaatttcttacccttctaaggaatattttttttaagttttttccaaAAATACTGCCTTAACTTTGTGTTTCATAAACCATACTGTTTCCACAGAAAACGAATACTTTAGGAGATTCCatgaaaaaaagtttaagaattgTACATGTTGTAAGGTCAGTAAATTTCAAAGCTGAGTGTGAACTCAGGCTTTCTGACTATGAACTCCAGAAGCTTAACAATTGTGCCTGGAGTGGTATTTGGGTGTCTTACTAgcagttctttatttttctttatttattctttaatcagAGGAAAACtgcattacaatattgtgttggtttctcctGTACAACAACGCAGTTCAGCCACTTTGCtgtcattgtttagtcattaagcggTATCTCTTGTGCGACCCCtgggctatagcccatcaggctcctctgtccagggcatttcccaggcaagaatactgaagtagattgccatttccttctccactaataGTTATTTATTCCAGGCCaagttttgtaatatttttttcccctgtttgcTAGGTTGCTTTCAAGATGTACTTAGGAATTACACCAACTGTGACGTGTAACAACGCAAGCAGAAATGAATTTTCCTTGATTCTAGACAAGAATCCTCTGGTGGAATTTGTGGAAGAGCTCCCCACTGGGCGGTCTTCTCTGTGCTACTGCAACTTACTCTGTGGGATTATCAGAGGGGCCCTGGAAATGGTAAGGCACATACTttattttggaagaaatgatgctaaagctgaaactccagtactttggccacctcatgcgaagagttgactcattggataagactgtgatgctgggagggattgggggcaggaggagaaggggacgacaaaggatgagatggctggatggcatcactgacccgatggacgtgagtctgagtgaactctgggagttggtgatggacagggaggcctggcgtgctgcgattcatggggttgcaaagagtcggacacgactgagcgactaaactgaactgaacagtcattatctgggcttccctggtagttagCTGGTagggaatccgcctgcaatgcaggagaccctggttcaattcctggattgggaagatcccctgaagaaggaataggctacccactctactattcttgggcttcttaggtagctcagatggtaaagaatctgcctgcaatgcgagaaacctgggttcaatccctgggttgggaagatcccctggaggagggcatggcaacccgctccagtattcttgcctgaataatcccatggacagagaagcctggcaggctacagtccatggggtcgcaaagagctgggcatgactgagcaactaagcattcGTTATCTAGTGCTGGCTAATTAACTACCCTCAAAGGTAGCTGcctaaaacaacaaatatttattatctcacacagTTTCTGAGGACTGGAAACCTGGGACCGCCTTGCTAGGTGGCCATGGTTCAAAGCCTTTCACAGCGTAGCGCACAGGCAGTCAAGCAGTTGGTTGGAGCCGCAGTCTCTGAAGACTTGACTGAGGCTGGGAATTTACTTCCAAGCTCACTCACTGGCCTCAGTGCCTTGCTCACAGCTGGCTAGAGGCTTCCTGAAGTTCCTTGTCACAGAGGTTTCTGTAGCGCTCTAAACACCACAGGTGCTGTCAATTCTGCTGGACTTTGGAGGGAACTACTTGAATGATAGGAGGTGGGGTCACTGGGGGCCGCTGGAGGCTTAATTAAAACAAATCTGATCTAATCATTCATTGATTTAACTAAGATAGCGATCAGCCATTGAGcatacagagaaaaacaagacaCAGTTGTTGCCCTTCAAGAGCCTTTTGTCCAGTATAGAAGGCAAATGAATGACTCAGGGTCATGGGAGGACCTGGGGTGGAACAGGCGTGGGGAGAGGGAAGTCTTCCAAGTCAGACTGTGGGCTGACATTTGAAAGATGACAGAGCAGTTAGATGCAGATCTTGGGCTAAGGGGAAAATAATATTCCAGGTAAAAGGAGACTATGTCCAAAAGcataaaaaaatgtttcaagCAAGGGACAAAGAAGTTGAATTAATTCAGTGTGACTTGCATAtagatagagaaaaaaatcaagtccAAAATAGGATAAACAAATCTCTTCAGTTTTCATGGATAATTGATTATATGTGCTGAATGACATATATGTATCAGACCTCATGTGGTCCCATATACCCAAATAATTTCAATGTAgtcttcttattattttaattggtttTCAGTTAAATTATGACtaatacaagaaagatcttatgagaaaaaaatgagagtgCATTTAACTTCCATATTTCAAAGTGCAGTGTACATCCTTTTACTGGGTGATGGGCATCACAAAGGTATGTTTTTCTGCACTCAGACAGCAAATAATTTGTCACAccatcagttcacttcacttcagtcgctcagtcatgtccgactctttgcaaccccatgaattgcaacacaccaggccttcctgtccatcaccatctcccggagttcactcagactcacgtccatcgagccatccagccatccagccatctcatcctctgtcgtccccttctcctcctgcccccaatccctcccagcatcacagtcttatccaatgagtcagctcttcgcatgaggtggccaaagtactggagcttcagctttagctttagcatgatttcttccaaagaaatcccaaggctgatctccttcagaatggagtggttggatctccttgcagtccaagggactctcaagagtcttctccaacaccacagttcaaaagcatcaattcttcggcactcagccttcttcacagtccaactctcacatccatacatgaccactggaaaaaccatagccttgattagacggaccttagtcggcaaagtaatgtctctgcttttgaatatactatctaggttggtcataacttttcttccaaggagtaagtgtcttttaattttatggctgcaatcaccatctgcagtgattttggagtcccccaaaataaagtctgacactgtttccactgtttgcccatctatttcccatgaagtgatgggaccagaggccatgatcttcgttttctgaatgttgagctttaagccaactttttcactctcctcttttagtcTACAGTTTAACAAAAGCAAGCTGGTTGACCATGGAATTCTTAGTAAGAGAGGGGAATGAGTCagatctcaataaatattaattagtaGATTCAGGCTTTTTCACTTATTTGCTTTTACTaggtattttttcttatttatcttatcTATTCCTGTGacttaaaataactgaaaaggcACTCTGTTGAGGGCAGGTCTGCAATATACTGCTCTTTTGTGAGTGTATTTTAACGAATAGAGAAGTAAGCCCTAAGGGTTTACTTCAATGTCTGAGAAATAAGAAATGCTTTATTGTGGAAAAGAAGGCCTGGGTATCAAATATTCAAGTCCACAATTTCCAGGTTTAATTTTATACTTATAATTTATTTAGTTGGTGTTGTTTCATAGTTCTCAAAAAGCCGTAAGTGATTGCTGAATGTTGTTAGGAAAAGTGATTATGTTATTGAGCTAATGACAGAATGACTTATAGCAAGTTAGCTGGGGAATCGTTTAAGAAGCCATTTCTCCTTGGAAGTTCTCTTTGGCAAGGCACATTGGGTCAAGGCCATCACTGAGTTGGGAATTTGTGCTCTTGAGATAGATCCATAGTTTAGACCTATACTGTGAGCAAAAACAGGCCCTCATTCTGGGCTTGCCTGAGAATCAGCCAGGATGATTTGAGCCTGTCCTCGACCACCCTTCTCTTTGCAGACTCACACACAGAGCTGACCACAGCCAGACCATCAATGGAGGACACACAGTAAAGGGCCCTTCATCCACAGAACAAGCTCTTTATTATCATTCCACAGGGAAAGTGAGCTCTTTATGGGGTTTatcaaactgaaaaatagaaaaatttaagagttttttaaaaagctgaatgatataagcccttttttttttttttcttttcctaggtTCATTTGGCGGCTGATGTTACATTCTTGCAAGACAGACTAAAAGGCGACAGTGTGACAGAAATAGGAATAACATTTCTGAAAAAGCTAGATGAGAAAAAGTACAGACggaaaaagtgaagaaaagcaTGCAAAATGCCACAGGCTGGCTGGCTGAGGAGTTAATATTAGCAAAATATATATAGCCATATAAATTTTGAATTTCTTAATAGCATGGGATTTAAAAGGCTTATAAATCAGCCAGAAATTTGAAATGCAGGGCACTAAGATTTAAAGCtgttttttctttgcttataaaTCACACATTTTCAATCTCAAGTCCGCAAGATTTCACATACAAATAACTCCTTGTAAGATAGCAAGCATGAATTCTACATATTATATAGTCTAGTCTAAGAGAGtctgtttatttcatttacttatggTAATGAAAAAGAGGCATACCACCTACACAGTTGGTGTATTTATCTCTTCTTGTTGGGAAAATGGATGAAATGATATAAAATTCACTATATAAAGATAGTTTCTAGATATTGTACATTGCATTCTCTATAGAAACAATATCAATCGCCACAGTTTTCCATAGTTTTATGAAGCTGTGGATATAGACTAACTATCAATGGCTATAGACTTTTCTCATATATTGGCTTGGCTTATAGCTTCAGCTTCCTGAAGTTACTGCTGGTTTATAATTATCAAGACAACCTATTTATTTGGATGCTaactctgaaatattttaaaataacatttaattttaattaacttaatTTTTAGATAGCTGGTAGTAACTAAATCCCTTCCTTTATTCATGaaacattgctgttgttcaggccAGGAAATAAAATGAGAGATAAATAATGTTCTTtgagaagactttcttatcttcaGTTAGAAATTTTGGTATCATTTTTATCACTTAGAAATTGCACAAAGTATATTCTGTCACCAGAACAGAATATAGTGTACTGGATTAAATAAATTCACAGTGTACTGGATTaaataaatgatcatttttaCCAGACCATAAGCATATAGCAGTCCAGCATCTACTAGGCTCTGCAGAGAACTCAAATGATAAGTAAAAGTTACAGTCAGTGTGGCACCATCAGTTAAAGCTGGTGTAAATGATACGGTATCGACAGACCTCAGCTACGTCTCAGGAACCTACACGTGCAGACGCAGTTCTGTTTCTAGTGGCTTCAGTTAATCCTGACCAGTGGCTGATCCTGGCACATCACCTCtcagcctctctctgcctctgtctctctcactcacTTATCTGTAAACTGAGAGGACTGAATGTAATaaatatctgaaatttaaaagatataaataaccACCACTGAAGTTCCATATTTTTGGACTTTAGAAGGCTATGGAAAATTGTTCGTTCCCCACCTCCCTAGCTGTGTCTTTGAAAGGACATTGAGGTAGGTATCAAGAACCAGTTAAGGTCACTGgagcagctgcagcatcagtgGAAGGAGTTTCAAGCCAGTTGCACAGAAGACCAGGAGTAGAAGCGTGGAAGAAGGATGACATCTCATATCAGAAGGGATAATATCACAATTCCATGGATGCCTTCAAGAAGCATGTTGGCCTACAGTCCACCCCAAAACTTATTCTGGAATCTTTCCATCTTCTGCTcagctttctatttcttctttatagtaGGCTCACTTCTCCAGAAACCCGAGATATTCATGTCTAAGGGCCTCCCTCTGAAGATAGCACTCAACTAGCCATCTTGAAAATGTTCCAGGCCCTGGACTATTCTCCTACTTGTCAgcactctcctctcctttctctcccaacCCAGTCATCAAAACTCACTCGGCCCATGTCTTCATGACCCACCCTCTGAAGGCAGCTAATCTAATACTCTCAGTGGTGTTGAGTGTTGAAACTGGTAGTGGCTTCAGGATGAGGtttgttttctgtccttttttgttttcctcaccCTGGGAGACAGTTCTTTTGGCATTGAATTTATGCTATGAAAGGTGATCCATGTAACCAAGAGAGTGGCTTGTTTGTATTCAATTGTTGCTCCTTTCTGAAAAACGAAAATCTAGAAAGTGCCATTCAGTAGAATTATGAGATTCATATAtaaattttctaattaaattctttacattaaaaaataaaaagaaataggtaacattaattttaataatgtatttcatTTAGACTAgttatcaaaaattattttaatatttagctaatataaaaattactatagatacattgcattcttttttatactaAATCTTTGAGCTCTaatgtgtattttacatttttagcaCATCTCAATTCAGTGCTAAATTTTCAAAGTTTACAGTGAAATGCCATTCTACCAAAACAACCGAACAGTGTTTAGTGTTGTTCGATAGCTTCAGTTTTTAAATctaaattagttaaaattaaacTACGTTAAAAATTCATTCCCTCGATCATACTAGTCACATTATAAATGTTCAGCAGCTATATGTGGCTTTAGTTGCTGTAATATGTAACACAGGTCCAGAATTCTCTGTCAAAGGGAATTAACCTTGGACACAATGAATAAGTGGGAAGGATCCAGGTTCATGGAGAGGGACAGAAGAGATTCATTGAAAAGATAAAAGGTAAGTGGGGAGAACACCCAAGATTCATGAAATGGTATCTCTATGCAAACGGAGTGGggatccaagaaaaagaaacatttcttagTAAAGGAAGGTTGCACACCACCTGCTGGGCTCCAAGTGTATCTTCATTGCCTTTGTGTGAAGTTGAGTCTTTACACAAAGAATGTATGAACTGCACAGCATAAACTACAGAGTTATATAGTATCTTTATTTCATAAAAGCTTTCACTCTGAACCCAAACCCTTGATCAATGCAGAGATTTCTATCATCTTGGTAAAGCCAAAAGGGAAGAAAGGTTTGGGACAGAGGAGTAATTTAGTGTTATTCAAATGACATCATCAGATGGTTCCCCAGCTGTTTGCCGAGGAGGCCTGTCACGGTTGCGTGTTCGTTATTTAAAGCTGCCAGGAATCAGACACATTCCGCTCAGCAGTCTGCTCATCTATTTATTGTCTTCTCAAATCTCTCACTTTCAACCACTAGTTATTGGAAGCCTGGATCTCTGTAGTTGCAATGGACTATCACGAATACATAGAAAGTTCCCTCTCCTCCGTTTATGAAGAACCAAAGTAGAAATTTGGAAAACCAGATGCTTGAGATGCAAAGATGATATTAAAGTTTTATAACCAAAG containing:
- the TRAPPC3L gene encoding trafficking protein particle complex subunit 3-like protein, with translation MSRPAHRRPEYHKINKDLFVLTYGALVAQLCKDYEKDEDVNKYLDTMGYGIGTRLVEDFLARSCVGRCHSYSEIADIIAQVAFKMYLGITPTVTCNNASRNEFSLILDKNPLVEFVEELPTGRSSLCYCNLLCGIIRGALEMVHLAADVTFLQDRLKGDSVTEIGITFLKKLDEKKYRRKK